From Zavarzinella sp., one genomic window encodes:
- a CDS encoding metallophosphoesterase family protein, with product MARTLAIGDIHGCINALLTLEKFVGFQESDTIITLGDYVDRGPNSCAVIDWLIFTNQKRKLIPLRGNHDLMMLKASTDRKWKHDWMAAGGEATLRSYSPFDHDPGSMVDIPETHWDFLENHLLPYYETDTHIFVHANLLPDLPMSEQPEYYLYWQDFDDNSGHESGKIMVCGHNSQKSGRPKLNGNAVCIDTYVYGSGWLTCLDVGTGKVWQSNENGDTRVYILQEYNYDN from the coding sequence ATGGCACGCACACTTGCAATAGGCGATATTCATGGTTGCATCAATGCGTTGCTGACATTGGAGAAATTTGTCGGCTTTCAGGAATCAGATACGATTATCACTTTAGGTGATTACGTAGACCGTGGGCCGAATTCCTGCGCGGTGATCGATTGGCTAATCTTTACGAATCAAAAACGAAAGCTGATCCCACTTCGTGGAAATCATGATCTGATGATGCTGAAAGCAAGCACAGATAGAAAATGGAAGCATGATTGGATGGCAGCAGGTGGAGAAGCTACTTTACGATCTTATTCTCCTTTTGATCATGACCCTGGCTCAATGGTAGACATCCCAGAAACTCACTGGGACTTTCTGGAAAACCATTTGCTGCCATACTATGAAACAGACACCCACATATTTGTTCATGCAAATCTATTGCCGGATCTGCCGATGTCCGAACAGCCGGAATACTACCTTTATTGGCAGGATTTTGATGATAACTCAGGACATGAAAGTGGGAAAATCATGGTGTGCGGCCATAATTCCCAAAAATCCGGTCGTCCAAAGTTGAACGGCAATGCTGTCTGTATTGATACATATGTTTATGGAAGTGGTTGGCTTACTTGCCTTGATGTCGGAACAGGGAAAGTTTGGCAATCAAACGAAAATGGCGACACTCGGGTGTACATTCTCCAGGAATATAACTACGACAATTGA